The Bradyrhizobium sp. WBAH42 genome includes a window with the following:
- a CDS encoding CoA pyrophosphatase, producing the protein MMRAFDDATRRNIAEACAAFARLPEIAAPSALKRAAVVLALTESDDGGDTAFLLTRRASHLRAHRGQWALPGGRCDAGETPVEAALRELDEELALELSADAVLGLLDDYPTRSGYLITPVVVWAADSAAIRPNPDEVASVHRIALDTIERDDAFDFTAIPESRRRVIRFHHQMSLIHAPTAALIYQFREVLAGRHTRVTDLEQPVFAWR; encoded by the coding sequence ATCATGAGAGCGTTCGACGATGCCACGAGACGGAATATCGCAGAGGCCTGCGCGGCCTTCGCGCGGCTGCCCGAGATAGCCGCGCCGTCGGCGCTGAAGCGCGCCGCGGTGGTGCTGGCGCTGACTGAATCCGACGACGGTGGCGACACCGCCTTCCTGCTCACCAGGCGCGCCTCGCACCTGCGCGCCCATCGCGGCCAATGGGCGCTGCCCGGCGGACGCTGCGATGCCGGCGAGACGCCGGTCGAGGCCGCGCTGCGCGAGCTCGACGAAGAGCTCGCGCTCGAGCTTTCAGCCGATGCGGTGCTCGGCCTGCTCGACGACTATCCGACGCGCTCGGGCTATCTGATCACGCCGGTCGTGGTCTGGGCGGCCGACAGTGCTGCGATCCGCCCGAACCCGGACGAGGTCGCCTCCGTCCATCGCATTGCGCTCGACACGATCGAGCGCGACGATGCCTTCGATTTCACCGCGATCCCCGAGAGCCGCCGCCGCGTGATCCGCTTCCATCACCAGATGAGCCTGATCCACGCCCCGACCGCGGCGCTGATCTACCAGTTCCGCGAGGTGCTGGCGGGGCGGCACACCCGCGTCACCGACCTGGAACAGCCGGTATTTGCCTGGAGGTGA
- a CDS encoding SDR family NAD(P)-dependent oxidoreductase gives MDRLKGKVAMVVGAGSIGPGWGNGKATAVTFAREGAQVFCVDRNAAAAEETAKIITGEGGKATAFTADVSRASEIEAMVAACLKAYGRIDVLDNNVGIAEMGSVVEVSEDSWDRVFSVNLKSAYLAMKHVIPIMVKQGGGSIINISSIASIRHMGISYVTYGTSKAAMNQMTRTTAIEFARHHVRVNAILPGLMKTPMVEHSAGLAASYAKGDVEAMWRARDAQVPMGHMGDAWDVANAALFLASDESKYVTGIELVVDGGITCKAGA, from the coding sequence ATGGATCGGCTCAAGGGCAAGGTTGCGATGGTGGTGGGGGCCGGCTCGATCGGACCCGGCTGGGGCAACGGCAAGGCGACCGCGGTGACCTTTGCGCGCGAGGGCGCGCAGGTGTTTTGCGTCGATCGCAATGCTGCCGCGGCCGAGGAGACCGCGAAGATCATCACGGGCGAAGGCGGCAAGGCGACGGCATTCACGGCCGACGTGTCGCGCGCCAGTGAGATCGAGGCGATGGTCGCGGCGTGCCTGAAGGCCTATGGCCGCATCGACGTGCTCGACAACAATGTCGGCATCGCCGAGATGGGCAGCGTGGTCGAGGTGAGCGAGGACAGCTGGGACCGCGTCTTCAGCGTCAACCTCAAGAGCGCCTATCTCGCCATGAAGCACGTCATCCCGATCATGGTGAAGCAGGGCGGCGGCTCGATCATCAACATCTCCTCGATCGCCTCGATCCGCCACATGGGCATCTCCTACGTTACCTACGGCACCTCGAAAGCGGCGATGAACCAGATGACGCGCACCACGGCGATCGAGTTCGCGCGTCATCATGTGCGCGTCAACGCGATCCTGCCCGGCCTGATGAAGACGCCGATGGTCGAGCACTCCGCCGGCCTCGCCGCCAGCTACGCCAAGGGCGATGTCGAAGCGATGTGGCGCGCGCGCGACGCGCAGGTGCCGATGGGCCACATGGGCGATGCATGGGACGTCGCCAACGCCGCGCTGTTTTTGGCGTCGGACGAGTCGAAATACGTGACGGGCATCGAGCTCGTGGTCGACGGCGGGATCACGTGCAAGGCGGGGGCGTAG
- a CDS encoding PaaI family thioesterase, whose protein sequence is MTSKAAARLKSEGWSILETTGFLHLIGPLWERKVDGHYEFALATEDKHHNRRGMVQGGVMMTFADRTCGMTARHVSGKEYLATVQLDTHFVEAGQIGDILISRPRVVRSTRSLIFMSTELTVDDRCIVMANGVFKILKGPG, encoded by the coding sequence ATGACCAGCAAGGCCGCCGCAAGGCTGAAATCAGAGGGCTGGAGCATCCTGGAGACCACGGGCTTCCTGCACCTGATCGGCCCCTTGTGGGAGCGCAAGGTCGACGGCCATTACGAGTTCGCGCTCGCGACCGAAGACAAGCACCACAATCGCCGCGGCATGGTCCAGGGCGGCGTGATGATGACGTTCGCCGATCGCACCTGCGGCATGACGGCCCGCCACGTCTCCGGCAAGGAGTACTTGGCGACGGTGCAGCTCGACACCCATTTCGTCGAGGCCGGCCAGATCGGCGACATCCTGATCTCCCGCCCCCGCGTGGTGCGCTCGACCCGCAGCCTGATCTTCATGAGCACCGAGTTGACGGTGGACGATCGCTGCATCGTGATGGCGAACGGCGTGTTCAAGATCCTGAAGGGGCCGGGGTAG
- a CDS encoding DUF3088 domain-containing protein: MKRDHLFLLRPGFEDPAFPGQRFYCWHCALIEGVLASFPQLAEKLDVERIPWPRPRQEVIALVGEENQSLPLLVLATGATSPHQTGSHHDRAFIADKDAILAALSERHGFPDPHP; the protein is encoded by the coding sequence ATGAAACGTGATCACCTGTTTCTGCTGCGTCCCGGCTTCGAGGATCCGGCCTTTCCGGGCCAACGCTTCTATTGCTGGCACTGCGCGCTGATCGAGGGTGTGCTGGCCTCGTTTCCACAGCTGGCCGAAAAGCTCGACGTCGAGCGGATCCCCTGGCCACGGCCGCGGCAAGAGGTGATCGCGCTGGTCGGCGAGGAGAATCAATCGCTGCCGCTGCTCGTGCTCGCGACTGGGGCGACTTCGCCGCACCAGACCGGCAGTCATCATGACCGCGCCTTCATCGCAGACAAGGACGCGATCCTCGCCGCGCTCTCCGAGCGGCACGGCTTTCCCGATCCTCATCCGTGA
- a CDS encoding TRAP transporter permease has translation MSQAEATEGPIKVEFDNFEHGFPEGFGPGWWGQLAYWIGIAFATFQLYVAAFNYLPSQVVRGVHVGFLLLLTFGLIANFTAKSDFGRALGWVIGGAGFFCGLYQWIFYADLVARDGDPTRLDLAVGTLLAVLIFEGTRRLMGAALPLMCGACLLYWFFGQYLPSPLNHRGYDFDQIVTHLSFGTEGFYGVPVYVSATYIFLFILFGSFLERAGMIQLFTDVSLGLFGRTRGGPAKVAVFASGMMGTISGSGVANVVTVGQFTIPLMIKFGYRRAFAAGVEATASMGGQIMPPVMGAVAFIMAETLGVQYSEIVKAAAIPAILYFASAFWMVHLEAGKHGLVGMKRSEIPSAWKALVTRWYLVLPLAALVYMLFEGFTPLYAGSMGLALTVTLILGTAITTGASSNVIRTIFWVGLALVVAALSRDGLQIVPVATVVVGLIVITAFVRGGFAALRACRDALAESAKSAITVGMACAIVGVIIGMMSQTGVGTIFGGWVIGLGEKSLFLALVMTMLLSILLGTGIPTIPTYIITAALAAPALAKLGVPLIASHMFAFYYGIMADLSPPVALAALAAAPIAKENPDKIGWEAMRIALAGYVIPFIFVYSPALMLQAGDPMAAKLGFYGAVALASLKALVAIGLFGMVAIGFLFKRLTLIERVVALGGALCLLGEFPFSDTAGFVLAAALVLWQWRQRPPATVEAV, from the coding sequence ATGTCGCAGGCAGAGGCCACCGAGGGCCCTATCAAGGTCGAGTTCGACAATTTCGAGCACGGTTTTCCGGAAGGGTTCGGCCCGGGCTGGTGGGGCCAGCTCGCCTACTGGATCGGCATCGCGTTCGCGACCTTCCAGCTCTATGTCGCCGCGTTCAACTATCTGCCGAGCCAGGTGGTACGCGGCGTCCATGTCGGCTTCCTGCTCCTGCTCACCTTCGGCCTGATCGCCAACTTCACTGCGAAGAGCGATTTCGGCCGTGCGCTCGGCTGGGTGATCGGCGGCGCCGGCTTCTTCTGCGGTCTCTACCAATGGATCTTCTATGCCGACCTGGTCGCGCGCGACGGCGATCCGACCAGGCTCGATCTCGCCGTCGGCACGCTGCTCGCGGTGCTGATCTTCGAGGGCACGAGGCGACTGATGGGCGCGGCGCTGCCGCTGATGTGCGGCGCGTGTCTCCTCTATTGGTTTTTCGGGCAGTACCTGCCGTCGCCGCTGAACCATCGCGGCTATGATTTCGACCAGATCGTCACGCATCTGTCGTTCGGCACCGAAGGCTTCTACGGCGTGCCGGTCTACGTCTCGGCGACCTACATCTTCCTGTTCATCCTGTTCGGCTCGTTCCTGGAGCGCGCCGGCATGATCCAGCTGTTCACCGATGTCTCGCTCGGCCTGTTCGGCCGCACCCGCGGCGGACCTGCCAAGGTCGCGGTGTTCGCCTCGGGCATGATGGGCACCATCTCCGGCTCGGGCGTCGCCAACGTCGTCACCGTCGGCCAGTTCACGATCCCCTTGATGATCAAGTTCGGCTACCGCCGCGCCTTCGCCGCCGGCGTCGAGGCTACGGCCTCGATGGGTGGACAGATCATGCCGCCGGTGATGGGTGCGGTTGCCTTCATCATGGCCGAGACGCTCGGCGTGCAATATTCGGAGATCGTGAAAGCGGCCGCTATCCCTGCGATCCTCTATTTCGCCTCCGCGTTCTGGATGGTGCATCTGGAAGCCGGCAAGCACGGCCTCGTCGGCATGAAGCGTTCGGAGATCCCGAGCGCCTGGAAGGCGCTGGTGACGCGCTGGTACCTCGTGCTGCCGCTCGCGGCGCTGGTCTACATGCTGTTCGAGGGTTTTACGCCGCTCTACGCCGGCAGCATGGGCCTTGCGCTGACCGTGACGCTGATCCTCGGCACCGCCATCACGACGGGCGCCTCCTCGAACGTGATCCGCACCATCTTCTGGGTCGGGCTCGCGCTCGTCGTCGCGGCACTGTCGCGCGACGGCCTCCAGATCGTGCCGGTCGCTACCGTCGTGGTCGGGCTGATCGTGATCACGGCCTTCGTGCGCGGCGGCTTTGCGGCGTTGCGCGCCTGCCGCGATGCGCTCGCCGAGAGCGCGAAATCCGCCATCACCGTCGGCATGGCCTGCGCCATCGTCGGCGTCATCATCGGCATGATGTCGCAGACCGGCGTCGGCACCATCTTCGGCGGCTGGGTGATCGGTCTCGGCGAGAAGAGCCTGTTCCTGGCGCTGGTCATGACCATGTTGCTGTCGATCCTGCTCGGTACCGGCATCCCGACCATCCCGACCTACATCATCACCGCGGCGCTTGCAGCGCCTGCGCTGGCCAAGCTCGGCGTGCCCTTGATCGCGAGCCACATGTTCGCATTCTACTACGGCATCATGGCCGACCTCTCGCCGCCGGTGGCGCTCGCCGCGCTTGCGGCCGCGCCGATCGCCAAGGAGAACCCGGACAAGATCGGCTGGGAGGCGATGCGCATCGCGCTCGCCGGCTACGTCATTCCCTTCATCTTCGTCTATTCGCCGGCCTTGATGCTGCAGGCCGGCGATCCCATGGCGGCCAAGCTCGGCTTCTACGGCGCGGTGGCGCTGGCGAGCTTGAAGGCGCTGGTGGCGATCGGCCTGTTCGGCATGGTCGCGATCGGCTTCCTGTTCAAGCGGCTGACGCTGATCGAGCGCGTGGTCGCGCTCGGCGGCGCACTCTGTCTGCTCGGCGAATTCCCGTTCAGCGACACCGCCGGCTTCGTGCTCGCCGCCGCGCTCGTGCTGTGGCAATGGCGGCAGCGTCCGCCGGCAACGGTCGAGGCGGTGTGA
- a CDS encoding tetratricopeptide repeat protein — protein sequence MTLEDRYGLPLSTSSHEAASAYRDGVDLMLAGWTGTAEMLERAIAADPDFALAHIARGRVHAFYQQGDLARQKAARARELVAKRGSERERSHVETLALAIEGRLPEAIASTLKHIDAWPRDAVVLSLPLGAFGLFAFSGMADHDRARHELCERVAQHYGEDWWFLTMSGWAMTENGDVARGRIVTERGFNLRRANAHAAHAVLHAMFEDGSIEEADRLVEEWIPAYGRAGLLHGHIRWHQALGALEHGDAARALAIYADVLQPTATQAPPLNVITDSASLLWRLSMYGHAVPKALWLEADAAAQKLFPKSSLSFADVHMALFAAAMQNREALAVRLAAIEQRLADGKLPAGPVVPAIFRALAAFADEDYRTCVQMLAPVLGEVVRIGGSHAQRELIEDTYIVALMRSGELPRARAALDARLHRRPSFRDQRWQAAVG from the coding sequence ATGACGCTTGAAGACCGCTACGGCTTGCCGCTCTCCACCTCATCGCACGAGGCAGCAAGCGCCTATCGTGACGGCGTCGACCTCATGCTCGCGGGCTGGACCGGCACGGCGGAGATGCTGGAGCGCGCGATCGCGGCCGACCCTGATTTCGCGCTGGCCCATATCGCCCGCGGCCGCGTGCATGCCTTCTACCAGCAGGGCGATCTCGCGCGACAGAAGGCGGCACGCGCGCGTGAGCTCGTGGCGAAGCGCGGCAGCGAGCGCGAGCGCTCGCATGTCGAGACGCTGGCGCTCGCGATCGAGGGCCGGCTGCCGGAGGCGATCGCATCGACGCTGAAGCACATCGACGCATGGCCCCGCGACGCCGTGGTGCTGTCGCTGCCGCTCGGCGCGTTCGGCCTGTTCGCCTTCTCCGGCATGGCCGATCACGACCGCGCCCGGCACGAGCTCTGCGAGAGGGTCGCGCAGCATTACGGCGAGGACTGGTGGTTCCTCACGATGTCCGGCTGGGCGATGACGGAGAATGGCGACGTCGCGCGGGGACGCATCGTCACCGAGCGCGGCTTCAATCTGCGTCGGGCGAATGCCCATGCCGCGCATGCGGTGCTGCATGCGATGTTCGAGGATGGATCGATCGAGGAAGCCGATCGCCTGGTCGAGGAATGGATCCCGGCTTACGGCCGCGCCGGACTCCTCCACGGCCATATCCGTTGGCATCAGGCGCTCGGCGCGCTCGAGCATGGCGATGCGGCGCGGGCGCTCGCGATCTATGCCGACGTGCTTCAGCCCACTGCCACGCAGGCGCCGCCGCTCAACGTCATCACCGACAGTGCCTCGCTGCTGTGGCGCCTGTCGATGTACGGCCATGCGGTGCCGAAGGCGCTGTGGCTGGAAGCCGACGCCGCCGCGCAAAAACTGTTTCCGAAATCGAGCCTGTCCTTTGCCGACGTCCACATGGCGCTGTTCGCGGCCGCGATGCAGAATCGCGAAGCGCTCGCCGTCCGCCTTGCGGCGATCGAGCAGCGGCTGGCTGACGGCAAGCTGCCGGCCGGCCCGGTGGTGCCAGCGATCTTCCGGGCGCTCGCGGCTTTCGCCGATGAGGATTACCGGACCTGCGTGCAGATGCTCGCGCCGGTGCTCGGCGAGGTCGTGCGCATCGGCGGCAGCCACGCCCAGCGCGAGCTGATCGAGGACACCTATATCGTTGCGCTCATGCGCAGCGGCGAGCTGCCCCGCGCCCGCGCCGCGCTGGACGCCCGCCTCCACCGCCGCCCCTCCTTCCGCGATCAGCGCTGGCAGGCGGCGGTGGGCTAG
- a CDS encoding aldo/keto reductase, with amino-acid sequence MQYRQLGRSGLKVSPICLGTMMFGGPTDEATSTRIIDKAHDAGINFIDTADAYSKGGSEEVVGRAIARNRQAWVLATKLANPMNSELGDDPNRGGLSRRWVLQAADESLMRLGTDHIDIYYLHKEDHATPLEETVRAMGDLIRSGKVRYFGVSNYRAWRVAEICNICDRLGIDRPAVSQPYYNAMNRMPEVEHFPACAYYGLGIVPYSPLARGVLTGKYKVDAAPDKETRAGRNDTRMMQTEWRPESLQLAQEIKAHAEKKGITAGQFAVGWVLNSAFVSSVIAGPRTEEQWDGYISALDYRFTAEDEALIDRLVTSGHPSTPGYNDPAYPIEGRRARTA; translated from the coding sequence ATGCAATACCGTCAGCTCGGCCGCAGCGGCCTGAAAGTGTCGCCGATTTGCCTGGGCACCATGATGTTCGGCGGGCCGACCGACGAAGCCACGTCAACGCGGATCATCGATAAGGCCCACGACGCCGGCATCAATTTCATCGATACCGCGGACGCCTATTCGAAAGGCGGCTCGGAGGAGGTCGTCGGCCGCGCCATCGCGCGCAACCGCCAAGCCTGGGTGCTTGCCACAAAGCTCGCAAACCCCATGAATAGCGAATTGGGCGATGATCCCAATCGCGGCGGGCTGTCGCGGCGCTGGGTGCTGCAGGCGGCGGACGAGAGCTTGATGCGGCTCGGCACCGATCACATCGACATCTACTATCTGCACAAGGAAGATCATGCCACGCCGCTGGAGGAGACCGTGCGCGCGATGGGTGACCTGATTCGATCAGGCAAGGTGCGCTATTTCGGCGTCTCCAACTACCGTGCCTGGCGCGTCGCCGAGATCTGCAACATCTGCGACCGCCTCGGCATCGACCGGCCCGCGGTGAGCCAGCCATATTACAACGCCATGAACCGCATGCCGGAGGTCGAGCACTTTCCGGCCTGCGCCTATTACGGCCTCGGCATCGTGCCCTACAGCCCGCTGGCGCGCGGCGTGCTCACCGGCAAGTACAAGGTGGATGCGGCGCCCGACAAGGAGACGCGCGCCGGCCGCAACGACACCCGCATGATGCAGACGGAATGGCGGCCGGAATCGCTCCAGCTCGCCCAGGAGATCAAGGCTCACGCCGAGAAGAAAGGCATCACCGCCGGCCAATTCGCGGTCGGCTGGGTGCTCAACTCCGCCTTCGTCTCGTCGGTGATCGCCGGTCCCCGCACCGAGGAGCAATGGGACGGCTACATCAGCGCGCTCGACTATCGTTTCACCGCGGAGGACGAGGCGCTGATCGACCGCCTGGTGACATCAGGCCATCCCTCGACGCCGGGCTATAACGACCCGGCCTATCCGATCGAAGGCCGCCGCGCGCGGACGGCGTGA
- a CDS encoding DUF1850 domain-containing protein: protein MAAASAGNGRGGVSLCLATVGGVKALALSAFTLVWTHSIAKVEWQEDWRLTPAGLELVQARVKGTGPGMEPPPEARLVDGWFQWRPHRAPMPEVVLGNSGAAGEWRLCHGGKCRTLSEIVGHPVGANVTKMSICEQQEK, encoded by the coding sequence ATGGCGGCAGCGTCCGCCGGCAACGGTCGAGGCGGTGTGAGTCTCTGTCTTGCGACAGTTGGCGGCGTGAAGGCGCTCGCCCTGTCCGCGTTCACGCTTGTCTGGACGCATTCGATCGCGAAGGTCGAATGGCAGGAAGACTGGCGCCTCACGCCCGCCGGCCTCGAACTGGTGCAGGCCCGCGTCAAGGGCACCGGCCCCGGCATGGAGCCGCCGCCCGAGGCGCGGCTGGTCGATGGCTGGTTTCAATGGCGACCGCACCGGGCGCCGATGCCGGAGGTGGTGCTCGGCAATTCCGGCGCGGCCGGGGAATGGCGACTGTGCCATGGCGGGAAGTGCCGGACGTTGTCGGAGATTGTCGGGCATCCCGTTGGTGCTAACGTGACCAAAATGAGCATCTGCGAACAACAAGAGAAATAA
- a CDS encoding NAD(P)/FAD-dependent oxidoreductase yields the protein MSDPSEHIVIVGAGAAGLMAARELARAGRKVTILEARQRCGGRIHPLPAAEFGYAADGGAEFVHGEAPVTRALLREAGLSLQEIEGERWSFDGTKLTREARDDPHEAELQAVLVDLKDDLTVADFLRLHFAGDNYAPMRHSIERMVEGYDAADPERASTLALRAEWMDGGHAPQARIAGGYGAMIEWMAADCRRHGVTIRLGCVASAIAEEGGPVTVRCAGGDVQTCDRAIITVPLPLLRDIALPAGARAKLAAADDIGFGNVIKILLRFARPWWRERMADLADMTFLLSDEVIPVWWTRYPDQHPVLTGWFGGPRTAELESLDAQALIDAGLGSLATVFGLPRDHIARELVASAATNWAHDRFARGAYSWATPRTREAQAILARADGLVLFSGEALYRGRDMGTVEAALASGLETVAAILQK from the coding sequence ATGTCCGATCCATCCGAGCACATCGTCATCGTCGGTGCCGGCGCGGCCGGCCTGATGGCGGCGCGCGAGCTGGCGCGTGCCGGCCGCAAGGTGACGATCCTGGAGGCGCGCCAGCGCTGTGGCGGCCGCATTCATCCGCTGCCGGCCGCGGAGTTCGGCTATGCTGCCGATGGCGGCGCCGAGTTCGTTCATGGCGAGGCGCCGGTCACGCGCGCATTGCTGCGCGAGGCCGGCCTGTCGCTTCAGGAGATCGAAGGCGAGCGGTGGAGCTTTGACGGGACGAAGCTCACGCGCGAGGCGCGCGACGATCCCCATGAGGCGGAGCTTCAGGCCGTGCTGGTCGACTTGAAGGACGACCTGACGGTCGCCGACTTCCTGCGCCTGCATTTTGCAGGCGATAACTACGCGCCGATGCGCCATTCGATCGAGCGGATGGTCGAAGGCTATGACGCAGCCGATCCCGAACGCGCCTCCACGCTGGCGCTACGCGCGGAATGGATGGACGGCGGACACGCTCCGCAGGCGCGCATCGCCGGCGGCTACGGTGCGATGATCGAATGGATGGCGGCCGACTGCCGCAGGCACGGCGTCACCATCCGCCTCGGCTGCGTCGCGTCGGCCATTGCGGAGGAGGGCGGCCCGGTGACCGTTCGCTGCGCCGGCGGCGATGTGCAGACCTGCGACCGCGCGATCATCACCGTGCCGCTGCCGCTGCTGCGCGACATCGCGCTGCCGGCCGGCGCGCGGGCCAAGCTTGCGGCTGCCGACGACATCGGCTTCGGCAACGTCATCAAGATCCTGCTGCGCTTCGCGCGGCCATGGTGGCGCGAGCGCATGGCAGACCTTGCCGACATGACCTTCCTGCTGTCGGATGAGGTGATCCCGGTGTGGTGGACGCGCTACCCGGACCAGCATCCCGTGCTCACGGGCTGGTTCGGCGGACCGCGCACGGCGGAGCTGGAAAGCCTCGACGCGCAAGCCCTGATCGATGCCGGGCTCGGCTCGCTGGCCACCGTCTTCGGCCTGCCGCGCGATCACATCGCGCGCGAGCTGGTGGCGTCTGCTGCGACCAATTGGGCGCATGATCGCTTCGCGCGCGGCGCCTATTCGTGGGCGACGCCGCGCACCCGCGAGGCACAGGCGATCCTCGCGCGTGCCGACGGCTTGGTGCTGTTTTCGGGTGAAGCGCTCTATCGCGGCCGCGACATGGGCACAGTCGAGGCGGCCCTGGCGAGTGGCCTGGAGACGGTGGCCGCGATCCTGCAGAAATAA
- a CDS encoding TAXI family TRAP transporter solute-binding subunit, protein MKRTIFGAAAALALAASAPCAQAQSFVNVLTGGTSGVYYPLGVAIGKIYGDKIPNVKTQVQATKASVENLILLQQGRGELAFTLGDSLKAAWNGEEEAGFKTKLDKLRTIGAIYPNYIQIVATAESGIKTLADLKGKSLSVGAPKSGTELNSRAILAAAGMSYKDLGKVEYLPFAESVDLMKNRQLNATLQSAGLGVASLKDLSTSSPITVVSVPKETVDKIGPPFVSAIIPANTYTGQDKDVPTAAVINYLVTSSAVSDDLAYQMTKLIYESLPELQNAHAAGKEIKLETAATGSPVPLHPGAIRYYKEKGLIK, encoded by the coding sequence ATGAAACGGACCATTTTCGGCGCGGCCGCGGCTCTTGCTCTGGCGGCGTCGGCACCTTGCGCGCAGGCGCAATCCTTCGTCAACGTGCTGACCGGCGGCACCTCGGGCGTCTATTACCCGCTCGGGGTCGCGATCGGAAAGATCTACGGCGACAAGATTCCCAACGTGAAGACGCAGGTGCAAGCCACCAAGGCGTCGGTCGAGAACCTGATCCTGTTGCAGCAGGGCCGCGGCGAATTGGCGTTCACGCTGGGCGATTCGCTGAAGGCCGCATGGAACGGCGAGGAGGAGGCGGGCTTCAAGACCAAGCTCGACAAGCTGCGCACGATCGGCGCGATCTATCCGAACTACATCCAGATCGTTGCGACCGCTGAATCCGGCATCAAGACGCTGGCCGACCTCAAGGGCAAGAGCCTGTCGGTCGGCGCGCCGAAGTCGGGCACCGAGCTGAACTCGCGCGCGATCCTGGCTGCTGCCGGCATGAGCTACAAGGATCTCGGCAAGGTCGAATATCTGCCCTTTGCCGAATCGGTCGATCTCATGAAGAACCGGCAGCTCAACGCCACGCTGCAATCGGCCGGGCTCGGCGTCGCCTCGCTGAAAGACCTCTCGACCTCGAGCCCGATCACCGTGGTGTCGGTGCCGAAGGAGACGGTCGACAAGATCGGCCCGCCCTTCGTTTCTGCGATCATTCCGGCCAACACCTACACCGGCCAGGACAAGGACGTGCCGACCGCGGCCGTGATCAATTATCTCGTCACGAGTTCCGCGGTGTCGGACGATCTCGCCTATCAAATGACAAAACTGATCTACGAGTCCCTGCCGGAATTGCAGAATGCGCATGCGGCCGGCAAGGAAATCAAGCTCGAGACGGCAGCCACCGGCAGCCCGGTTCCACTGCACCCTGGCGCGATCCGCTATTACAAGGAAAAGGGGCTGATCAAGTAG